The following is a genomic window from Roseitalea porphyridii.
GGAAAGCTGGATGCGCGCCGAATTGTAGATCACGCCGAACGTGATGATCACCGCCAGGATCACGTAAATCGTCACCGAGATGGCGATGTTCTCCTCGATCGTGGCGCGGAAATTCTCGCGCGACAGGCTCAAAAGCGCGATCGAGGCGATGCCGGGCGTCTGCTTGACCGCCGCGTAGGTTTGGTCGAGCAGGCGCGCGTCGATGCGCACCCGGGCGCCCGAAATGCGCTCGCCGTCGCGCATCATCCGGTTCATCGCGCCCAGCTCCATGTAGGCGGTCAGGCCCACGAAGCCCTGCACGACGCCGACGACCGGCACGCGGGCTTCGCGGTCGTCGCGCTGCATGAAGTCGACATGGGCCAGATCGCCGACCCGCAGCGCGAGCTGTTCGGCGACGCGCTCGGACAGGATCAGCCCGTTGCTCGGCAGCGCGACCGGCGCCTGGTCGAGATCGAGCACCCGCGTCAGATCGGTTCGCGCCGGCAGGCCCTCGATCACCATGCGTTTTTCGATGTGCCGGTTCGACAGCGTCACCGCGACCTGGCGGAACGGTTCGGCTTTCATGACGCCCGGAAGGTTCGCGATGGCGCGAAGCGCGTCGGGGTGACGCTCGCCGGCGAAGGTGATCGCCGCATCCTCGCGCGCAGTCTGGAAGAAGATCTGATCGATCATGTGATCGATCGAATCGAACGAGAACATCGCGGTCACGAGCAACGCCACCGAAAACGATGTGCCGATCGCGGTCAGACCGGTTCGGACCGGATGCCGCCACAGATGCCGGAACGCCATGGTTGTCAGCTGCGAGAAGACGCGGTGCATCAGCCCCTGGCCGATGCCGAGACTGCGATAGCGCGTCGGCGCGGGCGGGCGCATCGCCACCGCCGGCGGCAAAGCGACGACGGTGCGGATCGCGCTTGCGGCTCCGGCCAACGCCGCGCCCACCGAGACGAGCGCGGCGATCACGTAAAGGTCGGTGCTCTGCGCGAAGACGAGGAACGGAAACGAGAAGAACTGGCCGTAGAGCTCGGCCATCGCCCCGCCCAGCCACGCGCCGGCGATGCCGCCCACCGCAAGCCCGACGAACGAGATGGCGATGACGAACTTGGCGTAATGCCAGGCGACGCCCGCGCTGGAATAGCCGTTCGCCTTCAAGAGCCCGATCTGCTCGCGCTCGAGCGCAATCATCCGCGACAGGATCATGTTGACGAGGAACGCCGACACGAACAGGAAGATCGGCGGGATCACGCCGGACATGGCATTGAGCTGTTGGAGTTCGGCGTCCAGGAACGCGTGCGAGGTCTGGTCCTCGCGCCCGAACGCGCCGGTGCCGCCATAGTGCTCGAGCAGCGCGTCGACCGTCTCGATGATCGCGTCGATGTCGGCGTCGCGCAGGGTCGTCAGCACGACATCGTTGAACAAGCCGGTCATGTCGAAGGCGGCCGCCAGCGCCCGGCGCGGCATGAACACGATCCCGTAGCGGCGCTGGTCGGGCACCATGTCGCCCGGCCCGATCGCATAGATGTATTCGGGCGACAGGACGATGCCCGTGATCGTTAGTTCGCGCTTCTTGCCGTTGATCAGCGTGCCGAACGTGTCGCCCGGCGCAAAGCCGTGTGCCTGCGCGAACGTCTCGACGACGGCCACCTCGTTGGCCCGCGTGGGAACCGGCAGCCGCCCCGAACGCATATAGAGCCGGTTGACGGCCGGATCGCCGAAATCGGGCAGCGACACGGCGATCCCGGCGGCCGGTTCGACCATCCCCTCGATGTCGAGGATCAGCGTCTTGACGATGCGCGTTTCCACCGCCGCCACGCCCTCGATCGCCGCGAGCGCGCCGCGCAGCCTTTCGGGCGCGCGGTTGGCCGAGGCGAAGACGCTGGCGAACAGGTAGCGCTCGTAGAACGCGGCGCGGGTCTCCTCGAGCGTCCGGTTGGCGCCGATGAAGACGACGATCGTCATCACGCCGCACGCCATCACCAGCGCCACCGCCAGCACCTGGGCCCACAGCCGTCCCAGATCGCGCAACAGCTTCCTGTCGAGCGCGCCGATCATCACCAGACCACCTCGGCCGGCGCGATCCGCTCGGCATTGACCTCCATCGCGGCGATCTCGCCATCGAGGAAGTGGAAGACGCGATGGGCGATCTTCCGGATACCGGCATTGTGCGTGATGATCGCGGTCGTGGTTCCGAACTCGGCGTTGATCCGGGCGAGCGCCTCCAGCACGATCACGCCGGTCTTGGAATCAAGCGCGCCGGTCGGCTCGTCGCACAGCAGCACGTCCGGGCGCTTGGCGATCGCCCGCGCGATCGCGACGCGCTGCTGTTCCCCGCCCGAAAGCTGGGCGGGGAAATGGCTCATCCGGTCGCCGAGATCGACCATGGCGAGCGCCTCCTCCGGCTTCATCGGATCGCGCGCCACTTCGGTGACGAGCGAGACGTTCTCCCACGCCGTCAGCGAGGGGATCAGATTGTAGAACTGGAAGACGAAGCCGATATGGTTGCGCCGGTAGCGGGTGAGCTGCCGGTCGGTGTAGGCGGTCAGATCCTGTCCCTCGAACAGCACCGTGCCGCTGCTCGCCCGGTCGAGCCCGCCGATGATGTTGAGAAGGGTCGACTTCCCGCTCCCCGAAGGACCCAGCAGGACCGCCATCTCGCCCTCGTGCAGCGTCATGTCGATACCGGCGAGCGCGCGCACCTCCACCTCGCCCGAGGTGTAGACCTTGGTCAGATCGTCGACGTCGAACACCGCCGGTGCGGCGCCGTTGGGCTGATCGCGCATGCACGGACCCTACACGGGCATGCCGATCCGCCATTGACGCGAATCAAGAAGGACCCGGGTCCGGCGACTACTCCGGCGCCAGAACCGCGCACGCCGAACCTCGATCGGATTGCGAAGCGCCCGAATCGATCGCTGAGGCAAAGACCGCAAGCCCATGAATCGGCGCACACTTTCGACTTCCACGACGAAGGCAGGCGGTTGGCGCTTGCCTTCGGGCGTCCGACCGGCCAGTTGAAGGGCGGCGGAGAGATCCATGGGTTCGTTTTTCGACTTCAACCATCCCTTCTTCAGACCGCTCTGGCGGCGAATCGCCGTCGTCGGCGTCTGCGCGACATGGGGCGCGTTCGAGATCTGGATGGGCGCGACGGGTTGGGGCGTCCTCTTTCTGGGGCTCGCCGCGCTCTGCTTCTGGGGCCTGTTCATCCGCTTCAATCCGCGGACACAAGGGGAGGAAGGCGACAAGGACAGGCGCTGACCCCTATGGCGCGAGTGCCGCACTCACCCCCTTGCGGTCGAGCATGACCACGGCCTCGGCGACGGCATCGGCGAAGGCGATATCCTCGGCGAGCGCGCCGAACACGGCCTTTTCGCGGACCATCTGCCGCGCGAACCCGGCCATGTCCGGCAGGACCGAGGCGGCAAGATCGGTGAACCGGTCAGCCATCGGATCATCCACCTTGCCACCCGCGTGGCCCACGTAGGCGATCCACGCCCCGACCGCCCTTGTCAGCGCCGTGTGCGCGAGCCCCCGCCCCCGCCGGTCGGCGATCGTCGCCAGCAGGCGCTGCGGCACCTTCTGGCTGCCGTCCATGGCGATCTGCGCGGTCCTGTGGCGCAGCGCCGGGTTGAGGAACCGCGCGGTGAGCGCATCGCAATAGCCGGTCAGCTCGTTCCGGCCCATGGCGAGCGTCGGCATGACTTCGTCCCACAGCGCGGCGACGAACCGCGCCAGCGCCGGATCGCCCATCGCATCGGACACGGTCTCATGGCCGGCGAGCTGTCCGAAATAGGCGAGCGCCGAGTGAGCGCCGTTGAGCATGCGCAGCTTCATCGTCTCGAACGGGGCGACATCGGCGACCATCTGCGCCCCGGCCGCCGCGAAGTCGGGCCGATCGGCGGAGAACGCGTCCTCGATCACCCACTGGCTGAACGGCTCGGTGATGACCGGCCATGCGTCCTCAAGCCCGGTCAGCGCGGCGATCTCGGCCCGGTCGTCATCGGTCGTTGCCGGGACGATCCGGTCGACCATCGTTTCGGGAAACGCCACCTCGCTCTCGATGAACGCGGCAAGCGCCTCCTCGCGTGCTGCGGCGAACTGTGCGACGACGCGCCGGACGGTCCGCCCGTTCGATGGAAGATTGTCGCAGCTGAGCACGGTGAAGGGCGCCACGCCGGCCGCGCGTCGCGCCCTGAACGCCTCGGCCAGAAGGCCCGGCACTGTCGACGGCGTTCCGGGCGCGGCCAGATCGGCGCGGATGCCGGCATGGGCCGTGTCGAGATCACCGGTCGCCGGGCTCCGGCAATAGCCCTTTTCGGTGACGGTCAGCGACACGATCCGGATCGCCGGGTCACACATGCGGGTCAGCAGTTCGGCCGTGCCCTTGTCCGAATAGACCACTTCGCACAGCGATCCGATGATGCGCGCCCGTGTCGTGTCACCGTCCCGCACCGCCAGCGTGTAAAGCCCGTCCTGTGGCGCCAGCGCATCGCGCATGTCGGGCCGCCTCAGACTGGCGCCAACGATCCCCCAGCCCGGGTCCGCCGCGAGGCAGTCGTCGACATAGACGGCCTGGTGGGCGCGGTGAAAGTTGCCGATCCCCAGATGCACGATACCCGGGGTTACCCGCGCGCGATCATAGCCGGGCTGCTCGACATCCTGGCGGGCACGGGCAAGCGTTCTGGCCGACAGGCGCGGCACGTCGTTCATGGCTGGTCCTTCGGGGTCCGCCGGTCCGGGTCAGGCCCGCTTCTTCTTGCGGCCGTAGAGTTCGAGCTTGTGGTAGACGATGTCGTAGCCAAGCTCTGCGGCGATCTCGGCCTGGAGCCGCTCGATCTTCTCGGAGCGGAACTCGATCACGTCGCCGGTCTCCAGATCGATCATGTGGTCGTGATGGGGCGAATCGGCGGTCTCGAACCGCGCCGGCGCGCCCTCGAAGCTCAGGCGCAGGATCACGCCCTTGTCCTCGAGCACGCTCAGCGTCCGGTAGACGGTCGACAGCGACACGGTCGGCTCGATCTCGCTGGCCCTCTGGAACAGTTCGTTCGCATCGGGATGATCGTCCGCATCGGCGAGCGTGCGCAGGATCGCGCTGCGCTGCCGTGTGATCCGCACGCCCGCATCGCGCAACGCGTCCTCAAGTTCGCCGGCGCTCATCGGCTTGGAACTGATGGGATCGGCGCTGACGGTCCTGGATTCGATCATGGTCCGAGCCTCGCCCAGTTGCGAAGCATGTGCAAGTCCCAGTTGGGAATCATCAGGCCGCGCAGTCCGCGCAAACCCCCCGCATCTCGACCACCGATGCGCGAAGCTGGAATGCCGCCTCGGCAGCCAGGCGGTTGAGTTCATCGCCCATCGTGCCGTCTTCCAGCTCGCGCACATCCCCGCAGCGGTCGCAGATGGCGAACGCGATCGTCTCGTGCGCTTCACCGTGTCCGTGGCGGCAGGCGACATAGGCGTTCAGGCTCTCGAGACGGTGCACCAGCCCCTCGCCGACCAGTTTCTCGAGCGCACGGTAGACCTGAAGCGGCGCGCGGAAGCCATCATCG
Proteins encoded in this region:
- a CDS encoding ABC transporter ATP-binding protein; translated protein: MRDQPNGAAPAVFDVDDLTKVYTSGEVEVRALAGIDMTLHEGEMAVLLGPSGSGKSTLLNIIGGLDRASSGTVLFEGQDLTAYTDRQLTRYRRNHIGFVFQFYNLIPSLTAWENVSLVTEVARDPMKPEEALAMVDLGDRMSHFPAQLSGGEQQRVAIARAIAKRPDVLLCDEPTGALDSKTGVIVLEALARINAEFGTTTAIITHNAGIRKIAHRVFHFLDGEIAAMEVNAERIAPAEVVW
- a CDS encoding mannitol dehydrogenase family protein; translated protein: MNDVPRLSARTLARARQDVEQPGYDRARVTPGIVHLGIGNFHRAHQAVYVDDCLAADPGWGIVGASLRRPDMRDALAPQDGLYTLAVRDGDTTRARIIGSLCEVVYSDKGTAELLTRMCDPAIRIVSLTVTEKGYCRSPATGDLDTAHAGIRADLAAPGTPSTVPGLLAEAFRARRAAGVAPFTVLSCDNLPSNGRTVRRVVAQFAAAREEALAAFIESEVAFPETMVDRIVPATTDDDRAEIAALTGLEDAWPVITEPFSQWVIEDAFSADRPDFAAAGAQMVADVAPFETMKLRMLNGAHSALAYFGQLAGHETVSDAMGDPALARFVAALWDEVMPTLAMGRNELTGYCDALTARFLNPALRHRTAQIAMDGSQKVPQRLLATIADRRGRGLAHTALTRAVGAWIAYVGHAGGKVDDPMADRFTDLAASVLPDMAGFARQMVREKAVFGALAEDIAFADAVAEAVVMLDRKGVSAALAP
- a CDS encoding Fur family transcriptional regulator — protein: MSAETRPAGDGPPLTRNQGLVLDTLTSAQGPLSAYAILDALRDDGFRAPLQVYRALEKLVGEGLVHRLESLNAYVACRHGHGEAHETIAFAICDRCGDVRELEDGTMGDELNRLAAEAAFQLRASVVEMRGVCADCAA
- a CDS encoding ABC transporter permease, with product MIGALDRKLLRDLGRLWAQVLAVALVMACGVMTIVVFIGANRTLEETRAAFYERYLFASVFASANRAPERLRGALAAIEGVAAVETRIVKTLILDIEGMVEPAAGIAVSLPDFGDPAVNRLYMRSGRLPVPTRANEVAVVETFAQAHGFAPGDTFGTLINGKKRELTITGIVLSPEYIYAIGPGDMVPDQRRYGIVFMPRRALAAAFDMTGLFNDVVLTTLRDADIDAIIETVDALLEHYGGTGAFGREDQTSHAFLDAELQQLNAMSGVIPPIFLFVSAFLVNMILSRMIALEREQIGLLKANGYSSAGVAWHYAKFVIAISFVGLAVGGIAGAWLGGAMAELYGQFFSFPFLVFAQSTDLYVIAALVSVGAALAGAASAIRTVVALPPAVAMRPPAPTRYRSLGIGQGLMHRVFSQLTTMAFRHLWRHPVRTGLTAIGTSFSVALLVTAMFSFDSIDHMIDQIFFQTAREDAAITFAGERHPDALRAIANLPGVMKAEPFRQVAVTLSNRHIEKRMVIEGLPARTDLTRVLDLDQAPVALPSNGLILSERVAEQLALRVGDLAHVDFMQRDDREARVPVVGVVQGFVGLTAYMELGAMNRMMRDGERISGARVRIDARLLDQTYAAVKQTPGIASIALLSLSRENFRATIEENIAISVTIYVILAVIITFGVIYNSARIQLSERARELASLRVFGFTRAEVASILMIELGAIVLIAQPLGWLLGYGFAWSVSQGFESDLYRIPLVVDQSTFSTASLVVVAAALVSALIVRRRINRLDLIEVLKTRE
- a CDS encoding DUF3329 domain-containing protein codes for the protein MGSFFDFNHPFFRPLWRRIAVVGVCATWGAFEIWMGATGWGVLFLGLAALCFWGLFIRFNPRTQGEEGDKDRR
- a CDS encoding Fur family transcriptional regulator produces the protein MIESRTVSADPISSKPMSAGELEDALRDAGVRITRQRSAILRTLADADDHPDANELFQRASEIEPTVSLSTVYRTLSVLEDKGVILRLSFEGAPARFETADSPHHDHMIDLETGDVIEFRSEKIERLQAEIAAELGYDIVYHKLELYGRKKKRA